In Lysinibacillus sp. FSL M8-0337, the following proteins share a genomic window:
- a CDS encoding ATP-binding cassette domain-containing protein, giving the protein MSDKEVLIEVKNLNIVFGKGKHKFVAIDDVSFHIYKGETFGLVGESGSGKTTIGRAIMRINEVTSGQILYHGKNINGKISKDWDKQITQKIQMIFQDPMASLNERAKVDYIISEGLINTKNFKDEAERQQKVQNALLNVGLLPEFASRFPHEFSGGQRQRIGIARALVMEPKFIIADEPISALDVSIRAQVLNLLSTIQQQNNLTYLFIAHDLSIVRFITDRTAVIYKGKIVELAETEKLFSNPIHPYTRALLSAVPEPNPYKEREKVVEIYNPLQHQYELAPPSFIEIEEGHYVLANEEELANYRTLRKVEVSE; this is encoded by the coding sequence ATGAGCGATAAAGAAGTGTTAATAGAAGTAAAAAATTTAAACATTGTTTTTGGTAAAGGCAAACATAAATTTGTGGCAATAGATGATGTCAGCTTTCACATTTATAAAGGAGAAACATTCGGATTAGTAGGCGAGTCGGGCTCTGGGAAAACGACTATTGGCCGCGCTATAATGCGTATCAACGAAGTAACGAGTGGTCAAATATTGTATCATGGAAAGAACATTAACGGTAAAATCTCGAAGGATTGGGACAAACAAATTACCCAAAAAATCCAAATGATTTTTCAAGACCCGATGGCTTCGCTTAATGAGCGGGCAAAGGTAGATTATATTATATCGGAAGGTCTTATTAATACGAAAAACTTTAAAGATGAAGCGGAGCGTCAGCAAAAAGTACAAAATGCACTTTTAAATGTTGGTCTATTACCTGAGTTCGCCAGTCGCTTTCCGCACGAATTTTCTGGCGGTCAGCGTCAACGGATTGGCATTGCACGTGCATTAGTAATGGAGCCAAAGTTTATAATTGCGGATGAACCAATTTCAGCCCTCGACGTATCGATACGAGCGCAAGTGCTCAATTTATTATCGACGATTCAACAACAAAACAACTTAACCTATTTATTTATTGCCCATGATTTATCAATTGTTCGATTTATTACAGACCGTACGGCAGTCATTTATAAAGGGAAAATTGTGGAGTTAGCAGAGACCGAAAAACTTTTTTCTAATCCAATCCACCCGTACACAAGAGCATTGTTATCAGCAGTGCCAGAGCCTAATCCGTATAAGGAGCGAGAAAAGGTCGTGGAAATTTACAACCCGTTACAGCATCAATATGAGCTAGCTCCCCCCTCATTTATAGAAATAGAGGAAGGGCATTATGTATTAGCCAACGAGGAGGAACTAGCAAATTATCGTACATTACGAAAAGTAGAGGTGAGCGAATGA
- a CDS encoding LD-carboxypeptidase, with protein sequence MIVPRALTKGDTIGLLSASGATPSEKLAPAIASIEKLGFNVIVGETCRARHGYLAGSDELRAYDVNEMFRNPHVDGIFCIRGGYGATKILPKLDYETIQANPKVFAGYSDVTALHIAFNQKCNLVTYHTPMPSTEFIQQNMDHYTWDSFLNCVMATDTKPFLFENPPQQPMTTLLTGTATGQLVGGNLTLITASLGTPYEIDTKGKILFLEDIDESEQRIDRMLTQLKLAGKLDDAAGLLLGAWTNCGPENPKHPERSLSLNTIFKEILTPLKKPILSNLACGHCLPTMSLPLGRIITVDAETQNITVVG encoded by the coding sequence ATGATTGTACCTAGAGCTTTGACAAAAGGGGATACGATTGGTTTACTTAGTGCGTCTGGCGCTACACCATCAGAAAAGCTAGCTCCCGCCATTGCTAGTATAGAGAAACTTGGTTTTAACGTCATTGTAGGAGAAACATGTCGTGCAAGACATGGATATTTAGCTGGTTCAGACGAACTGCGCGCATATGATGTCAATGAAATGTTCCGCAATCCACATGTGGACGGCATTTTTTGTATTCGTGGAGGGTACGGGGCAACGAAAATTTTACCAAAACTAGATTATGAGACGATACAAGCAAATCCTAAAGTATTTGCAGGCTATAGCGATGTGACTGCACTACATATCGCCTTTAATCAAAAATGTAATTTAGTGACGTATCATACACCAATGCCTTCAACAGAATTTATTCAACAAAATATGGATCATTATACATGGGATTCATTTTTGAATTGTGTGATGGCAACAGATACCAAGCCGTTTCTGTTCGAAAATCCTCCACAGCAACCAATGACCACACTCCTAACAGGGACTGCAACAGGTCAACTTGTTGGGGGTAATTTAACATTGATTACAGCGTCACTTGGCACGCCATATGAAATTGATACAAAAGGGAAAATTTTATTTTTGGAAGATATAGATGAGAGTGAGCAACGTATAGATCGCATGCTGACACAGTTAAAATTAGCAGGGAAGCTTGATGATGCAGCAGGTTTATTATTAGGGGCATGGACAAATTGCGGGCCTGAAAACCCGAAGCATCCAGAACGGAGTTTATCCTTAAACACGATTTTTAAGGAGATTTTAACACCTTTGAAGAAACCTATTTTATCAAATCTTGCTTGTGGTCACTGTCTACCAACGATGTCTCTGCCTTTAGGTCGTATCATAACCGTAGACGCAGAAACGCAAAACATTACAGTAGTAGGGTAG
- a CDS encoding serine hydrolase — MMQQTIQRLIQEAPYKVHMFVKDFKTNDFVIHERLDDAFSSASLIKVPILIAVFDYIDVCNIPINQVITVTPSDWVDFSVISEQRVTSCTIYELCVWMITTSDNTATNVLIDLIGMDVLNQYFHKIGLTQTQLQRKMMDFERLAKGIDNITTARDMALLFSRIYEKNLLSPVFSQLVIDILCRQRFHENLRRYIVDDVTIAHKTGGLDSVDHDVGIVYSHGQEYAIGVFITEVKQNDVARQLIGRLSKVVYDNMIVVKGEAT, encoded by the coding sequence ATGATGCAGCAGACGATTCAACGTTTGATACAGGAAGCTCCCTATAAAGTGCATATGTTTGTAAAAGATTTTAAGACAAATGACTTTGTTATACATGAGCGTCTAGATGATGCTTTTTCCAGTGCCAGCTTAATTAAAGTCCCTATCCTGATTGCAGTTTTTGATTATATAGATGTATGCAATATACCTATCAATCAAGTAATAACCGTTACCCCTAGCGATTGGGTTGATTTTAGTGTGATTAGTGAACAGCGAGTAACATCCTGCACGATCTATGAGTTGTGCGTTTGGATGATTACGACAAGTGATAATACTGCGACAAATGTGTTAATTGATTTAATTGGTATGGATGTGCTAAATCAGTACTTTCATAAAATCGGACTCACTCAAACACAACTTCAACGAAAAATGATGGACTTTGAGCGACTTGCAAAAGGCATAGATAATATAACAACAGCGCGTGATATGGCACTTCTATTTAGCCGAATTTATGAAAAAAACCTGCTATCCCCAGTCTTTAGTCAGCTTGTTATTGATATATTGTGTCGTCAGCGTTTTCATGAAAACTTGCGGCGCTATATCGTCGATGATGTGACAATCGCCCATAAAACGGGTGGTCTTGATAGCGTTGACCATGATGTTGGCATTGTTTATAGTCACGGACAAGAGTATGCTATTGGTGTTTTTATCACAGAGGTCAAGCAAAATGATGTTGCCCGACAACTAATCGGTCGTCTTTCAAAGGTAGTCTATGACAATATGATAGTAGTGAAAGGAGAGGCAACATGA
- a CDS encoding SH3 domain-containing C40 family peptidase, whose protein sequence is MNAIVIAMVANLYAEPDRHAELIDEILYGMPVQIIEELENDWLYVRTAYRYEGYCQRKHVLFDDAITNAWIQKAQHVIGQRFADILQEPKIQSTKIITLVKGSILYNVDSDTTSNTPWAAVQLATGEIGYLRSQWLHPKIAEHTFEEHAFRENVVQTALSYLATPYRWGGKSPLGIDCSGLCSMAYMLNGVIIFRDARIVEGFPIKEITIDRMQKGDLLFFPGHVALYIGQSLYVHASLGGNEVNVNSLDEQHPLYREDLATTITAIGSLF, encoded by the coding sequence ATGAATGCGATTGTCATTGCTATGGTTGCGAATCTTTATGCTGAACCAGATCGTCATGCTGAACTTATTGATGAAATACTTTACGGTATGCCTGTTCAAATTATAGAAGAATTAGAAAATGATTGGCTGTATGTTCGCACCGCCTATCGCTATGAAGGGTATTGTCAGCGAAAGCATGTCCTTTTCGATGATGCGATTACAAATGCATGGATTCAAAAGGCGCAACATGTTATTGGACAGCGTTTCGCAGATATTTTACAAGAACCGAAAATACAAAGCACCAAAATCATCACATTGGTAAAAGGCTCTATTTTATACAATGTAGATTCCGACACGACATCAAACACGCCATGGGCTGCCGTTCAATTGGCGACGGGCGAAATAGGTTATTTGCGTTCACAATGGTTGCATCCTAAAATTGCTGAACATACTTTTGAAGAGCATGCGTTTCGAGAAAATGTTGTACAAACCGCACTAAGCTATTTAGCTACACCGTATCGTTGGGGAGGTAAGTCACCGCTAGGCATTGATTGTTCGGGCTTATGTTCGATGGCTTATATGCTCAATGGCGTGATAATCTTCCGAGATGCTAGAATTGTAGAAGGTTTTCCAATTAAGGAGATAACTATTGATCGCATGCAAAAAGGGGATTTATTGTTTTTCCCAGGGCATGTAGCATTGTATATAGGGCAGTCTCTTTATGTTCATGCTTCACTTGGTGGCAATGAGGTCAATGTCAATAGCCTAGATGAACAACACCCGTTATACCGCGAAGATTTAGCAACGACTATTACCGCAATCGGAAGCTTGTTTTAA
- a CDS encoding glucosaminidase domain-containing protein, translating to MHRFNIYNYMRLFKKLLLGMIVIASVISISTYFLIQFLRPTDTAVQKYVDEGPSVEEFIGSIAETARQLGAENDLYASVMIAQAILESKHGQSGLSSAPNNNLFGMKGKFQNDSVTLETVEDDGSGNLTTVMAEFRKYPSYEESMKDYVQLLRNGVSWNKNFYTGVFKSNTTSYADATKFLTGSYATDSTYNEKLNSLIAKYDLQQYDSPVKNKKTITVADGDSLMHIAQTHNVKVTSIKQWNQLRSDNIEAGQQLNIYQY from the coding sequence TTGCACAGATTCAACATCTATAACTACATGAGATTATTCAAAAAACTATTACTCGGAATGATTGTCATAGCGTCTGTTATCAGTATTTCCACTTATTTTTTGATTCAGTTTTTGAGACCAACCGACACTGCCGTTCAAAAATATGTAGATGAAGGTCCAAGTGTGGAAGAATTTATCGGCTCTATTGCAGAAACAGCTCGACAACTAGGTGCTGAAAATGACTTATATGCATCTGTCATGATTGCACAAGCCATTTTAGAAAGTAAGCATGGGCAAAGTGGTCTTAGTTCAGCTCCTAATAACAATTTATTTGGGATGAAAGGCAAATTTCAAAATGATTCCGTGACACTTGAAACAGTTGAAGATGATGGCTCTGGTAATCTGACAACAGTGATGGCTGAATTCCGCAAATATCCTTCCTACGAAGAATCCATGAAGGATTATGTCCAATTACTCCGCAATGGTGTATCTTGGAACAAAAATTTTTATACAGGTGTCTTTAAAAGCAACACAACATCCTATGCAGATGCGACCAAATTTTTAACAGGCTCTTACGCAACAGATTCAACTTACAATGAAAAGTTAAATAGTCTAATTGCGAAGTACGACTTACAACAATACGACAGCCCTGTAAAAAATAAAAAAACCATTACAGTCGCGGATGGTGACTCGCTGATGCACATCGCACAGACGCATAATGTGAAAGTAACATCCATTAAACAATGGAATCAATTGCGTTCAGATAATATTGAAGCTGGACAACAGTTAAATATTTATCAATATTAG
- a CDS encoding ABC transporter ATP-binding protein → MIAFENVTKKYANNQIAVNAINFEIQKGEFFVIIGPSGCGKTTLLKMINRLIQLTEGTIRINGKRISDYNIHELRWNIGYVLQQIALFPHMTIAENIAIVPEMKKWETTKIQQRVRELLEMVGLEPAQYSERKPNELSGGEQQRVGVVRALAADPEIILMDEPFSALDPISRTKLQNDLLELQRAINKTIVFVSHDMQEALKLGDRICVMKDGEIVQIGTPKEIIQNPTNDFVRKFIGVKEDAFNVFTIQQVIEPFVEAKHQSYVIHSVDEQATLQVILQQLAHHECLAVKSDEEIIGVITRQSMLQFLASHSAAERGEAND, encoded by the coding sequence ATGATTGCATTTGAGAATGTTACAAAAAAGTACGCTAATAACCAAATTGCAGTGAATGCCATTAATTTTGAAATACAGAAAGGAGAGTTTTTTGTCATTATAGGGCCTAGTGGTTGTGGCAAGACGACATTACTAAAAATGATTAACCGATTAATTCAACTGACTGAAGGAACAATCCGAATTAACGGTAAAAGAATTAGTGATTATAATATTCATGAGCTACGCTGGAATATTGGCTATGTGCTCCAACAAATTGCACTTTTCCCTCATATGACAATAGCAGAAAATATCGCCATTGTTCCTGAAATGAAAAAATGGGAAACGACAAAAATTCAACAGCGAGTTCGTGAATTATTAGAAATGGTAGGGCTAGAACCAGCTCAATATAGTGAACGAAAACCAAATGAACTTTCGGGTGGGGAACAACAACGGGTTGGGGTTGTCCGCGCATTGGCAGCAGATCCCGAAATTATATTAATGGATGAGCCATTCAGTGCACTGGATCCAATCAGTCGAACAAAATTACAAAATGACCTGCTTGAGCTACAACGCGCTATAAATAAAACAATTGTTTTTGTTTCGCACGATATGCAAGAAGCGTTAAAACTAGGAGATCGCATCTGTGTGATGAAAGATGGAGAAATAGTACAAATCGGTACACCTAAGGAAATTATACAAAATCCCACCAATGACTTTGTCCGAAAATTTATAGGGGTCAAGGAAGATGCATTTAATGTGTTTACCATTCAACAAGTGATTGAACCGTTTGTAGAGGCGAAACATCAAAGTTATGTGATACATAGTGTTGATGAGCAGGCTACTTTACAAGTCATTTTGCAACAATTGGCGCACCATGAGTGTCTGGCAGTGAAAAGCGATGAGGAAATTATTGGGGTTATTACAAGGCAATCAATGTTGCAGTTTTTAGCCAGTCATTCCGCGGCGGAACGGGGTGAGGCAAATGACTGA
- the opuFB gene encoding osmoprotectant update ABC transporter permease/substrate-binding subunit OpuFB (The ABC transporter OpuF is widely distributed in Bacillus species other than B. subtilis. OpuFA is the ATP-binding subunit, while OpuFB is a fusion of permease and substrate-binding subunits.), whose product MTDFLNVLDERKGQLFASLIEHMQISFIALFFAVAIAIPLGIYLTHQKKIAESIIGISAALQTIPSLALLGLLIPLLGIGKTPAIIALVVYALLPILRNTFTGINEVDPSLKEAAMAMGMNTVKRLVKVELPLAMPVIMAGIRTAMVLIVGTATLAALIGAGGLGDIILLGIDRNNTSLILLGAIPAAILALVFDYLLKKLESLSFKRTVSALLAISVAAMIVIALPFLNFNNKADIVIAGKLGSEPEILINMYKLLIENDTDLDVELKPGLGKTSFVFNALKSGSIDIYPEFTGTAIAEFLKEQAVSNDQVAVYRQAKEGMLEKFDMVMLSPMQYNNTYALAVSKQLAEAYQLQTISDIKAVQESIKAGFTLEFNDREDGYVGIQKRYGIDIPSVTTMEPKLRYQAIQSGNINLLDAYSTDSELRQYELTVLVDDQQLFPPYQGAPMLRKETLEKYPELEKVLGKLANQITDDQMREMNYQVNVEGKNIEDVARAFLKNAGLL is encoded by the coding sequence ATGACTGATTTTTTAAATGTGTTGGATGAACGCAAAGGTCAACTCTTTGCATCGTTAATAGAGCATATGCAAATATCATTTATTGCTTTATTTTTTGCAGTAGCCATTGCCATTCCACTTGGCATTTACTTAACGCATCAAAAGAAAATAGCGGAAAGTATAATTGGCATTAGCGCAGCCTTACAAACGATCCCTTCATTAGCGTTGTTAGGTTTGTTAATTCCGTTACTCGGCATTGGGAAAACGCCTGCTATAATCGCCCTTGTGGTCTATGCGCTCCTGCCCATTTTACGTAATACATTTACAGGCATAAACGAAGTCGATCCGTCTTTAAAGGAAGCGGCCATGGCAATGGGGATGAATACGGTAAAAAGATTAGTGAAGGTGGAACTGCCACTCGCAATGCCCGTTATAATGGCAGGCATTCGCACAGCCATGGTTTTAATAGTTGGAACAGCTACACTAGCTGCATTGATAGGCGCTGGAGGATTAGGCGATATTATCTTGCTTGGTATTGATCGTAATAATACTTCACTCATCCTATTAGGTGCAATTCCGGCAGCTATTTTAGCATTAGTGTTCGATTATCTATTGAAAAAGCTAGAATCACTGTCCTTTAAACGAACAGTTTCGGCATTACTTGCGATTAGTGTCGCGGCAATGATTGTGATTGCACTGCCTTTTCTAAACTTTAATAACAAAGCGGATATCGTCATTGCAGGTAAACTTGGTTCAGAGCCGGAAATTCTAATTAATATGTATAAATTATTGATTGAAAATGATACAGATTTAGATGTCGAATTAAAACCAGGACTCGGCAAGACGTCCTTTGTTTTTAATGCCCTAAAATCAGGGAGCATTGATATATATCCAGAATTTACTGGTACGGCAATCGCAGAGTTTTTAAAAGAACAAGCAGTAAGTAACGATCAAGTAGCAGTATATCGACAGGCAAAGGAAGGCATGCTGGAAAAATTTGATATGGTTATGCTTAGTCCAATGCAGTATAACAACACATATGCTTTGGCCGTTTCAAAACAACTGGCGGAAGCTTATCAATTACAGACGATTTCTGATATTAAGGCGGTGCAAGAGTCGATTAAAGCGGGATTTACGTTGGAGTTCAATGATCGTGAGGATGGCTATGTAGGCATTCAGAAGCGTTATGGGATTGATATTCCCTCTGTTACAACAATGGAACCTAAGCTAAGGTATCAAGCCATCCAATCAGGTAATATCAATTTATTGGATGCTTATTCAACTGACAGTGAGTTACGTCAATATGAGTTAACTGTTTTAGTGGATGACCAACAGTTATTTCCACCGTATCAAGGCGCGCCAATGTTAAGAAAGGAAACACTTGAAAAGTATCCAGAGCTTGAAAAGGTGCTAGGGAAACTGGCCAATCAAATAACAGATGACCAAATGCGTGAAATGAATTATCAAGTTAACGTGGAGGGAAAAAATATTGAGGATGTAGCAAGGGCATTTTTGAAAAATGCTGGTTTATTATAA